The Virgibacillus siamensis sequence TATCAGCTAGAAACCAAATAAAACTATCAAGGTATCTAGTCCGTGATTTACGATACACGGCGGACGAAATTATCGTAATTCAAGCATTCATAAACAATAAGGAGGTTTAAAACATGGCTAAAAATTATCGCGAGTTATCGCCTAAAGACATTGAAGAACTGACCGAGATTTACCAACGGAGATTCCAGGGCGAAACAATTGTCTCTATTTGTAAAGAACTAGGCGTTGACCGTCGGACATATTACCGAAAGAAGGAACACCCACAATGGAAGAAAATCGAAAAGGAACTAACCGACAAGCTAATTGATAACGCCTATGACGAAATCATGCAGACGGTAGTACAAAAGGCGATTGGCGGTTCTCATAACTTCGCAAAGCTATACATGGACGTTACCGGCAAGATTAAGTTAACCCGTGAAGTTCGCGAGGACTACGAGAATAGACGCAATGCAGGTTCAACGTCGCCTATGGACTTAGAACAACTTAGGGCATTAGTTGAACAAGATAAAATTCGTAGAATTAAGTAATTTAACATTCAAGTTTTGAAAGGGGAAATTTTATTATGAAAACAATCAAGAAAGTCGAGAAGTTAATCGACAAGGGAGAAGCAAGAAAGCAAAAACTAGTTAGTAAAATTGAGGATTTAAAACAAGAAGAAAAGGCATTGTATGAAGCCGTTCAAGATGATTTTAATTTAGCAATTATTGAGGATAAAGAACCTTCTAAGAAGTTAAGCAGCGACCTTGAAAAAGTTCGTCAAGAACTAAAAGAAAAGCAATTCCAGTTAAGCCAAATTGACGCGGTTGTTCAAAAGGAACTAGAGAAGGCGAAAGCCGAAGTCGAGGAAGAACGCCGAGAGTATGAAGCCGAGAAACGCGAGGAATTCCGTAAGCTATTCGACGAGATTAACGAAGCTAAATTAGAGTTCCTTAACAAGTTAATCGAGTATCGTAACAAACACCGCGAGTATTCAAGCGAACACGTTAGAACGTTTAAGGATATTCACGAACGCGTAGGCTTGCGTATGCCAGACCCTAGAGAACATAACAAGATTTTCTTACAACAACGACACCAAATTTCAGACCGTTATAGCCCTATGGTTTACATGGACGAGTTACGCGGGGCATTGGTTGACGGTAAACTACCGTTTGCAACTGAAAAGAACAAAGAAGCATTTAAAAAGTAATTCACTCACTTAAATTTGTATTAAAAAAGACACTTCAACGGCGGGGCGTTCGATTGTCCCGTCGTTAATATTTGAATACTTGACTATATAAAATGGGGGCATTTTCAAATGAGTAAGGTAGACATATCGTTATGGGTTCTATTCATTTTCACGGCATTTCAAAACATCATGTAGGGGGCTATTAAATTATGAGTGTAACAAAAAGGAAGAAAGAAAAAGCATATAACGAAATATCCGAGGAACTACGTTTTGCAATCCTAGTAGACTATGAACAAGGTACTAAGTGGAGAGACATAGCAGAATTTCACGAAGTAGATTATAGAATCGTCGAATCAGTATGCAGGAAAAGACAATTCGAGGAACGAGAAGCACAAGAACGTAAAGAAGGCGAACGAGGTACAAAGACTATTCGTTACTTCAAGGGCGAAAGGTTAAGTGATGGGAAGCCGTCACCTATAAAGAAATATAACCTTAAAGACTTGACCGAAGCAGAGAAAAAGGAACTAGGATTCTTGAATTAAGTTATCAAAAATAGGGGGCAATTTTAATCATGGCACTAATCGTTAAACACAATCAGAAAATAATCGCATATTCACACGAAGGAAAGGTACGCGGGAGACTTTGCAACAAATGTTATAGCATGAAAAGAATTGACGCGTTCCACGATAACCCTAGAGGGTTTGAGGGGAAACATTCTACTTGTAAAACTTGTCAAGGGGTATATTCGAAGGAGAACCAAAAGAAGAACGAATACATTCATTCTAAGCTATATAACTACCGACAAAAGGCGTTAGAAAATGGACTACCTTCCGTTAACTCTATCGAGATTATGGAGAAGGCAAAGGACGAACAACGCGGAGAATGTGTACTAACTGGAAGTAAAGACAACCTATCTACCGACCATTTCACACCGTTAAAATGGGGTACGGGAATGGGCGACACTTACGAGAATATTATCTATATGGATAGATGGTTAAACACTTCTAAGGGCAATAGAAACCCCTTTTCGTGGATTAAGAATCAACCTAAAGAGATTCAAGACCGATTCTATTATATTCTTGTTCCAATGCTTGCAGACCGTAACGGAATGACACCGAGAGAGTTTAAAGAGTATGTAAACGAATGTTATGCAGAATACGAAGCTAACAAGGACTATAAGGAGGTTTAAACCGTGGAAGATAATAAATTATACGTAGAAGCCTTATTAAAAGGTAAGGAAGTTAGGAACATGAAATCCGAGATTGTAGAAATTTTCAAAAACCATTTAGAAAACGTTAATGATATTGAACTATTAAAAGCCGTTAAACAATACATGCTAAAAGGAGAGGTTAAGTAATGGAAAAGGTTACATTTTACGTTCACAAGGATTCTAACAAGATTGTATCTAAAGTTTGTGGGGGTTGCGGGGCTATTAAACTAGTAGACGACTTTCCAACGTTTGAAGAAGGTAAAAAGAAAATGAACTTTTCATCTAATTGTATTGAATGTGAGAAAGGGGAACAAGAATAATGACACGTAAACTAACACCTTATGAACTAATGGCTATGGGATACGATAAGACCGAAAAAGAGACATTAGAGGACGGCGGACAAGAAGCCGAGGTAATCAAGAAGGATAACAAGGAAGAACGACCGTTATCAGCTATTGAAATGTTAATGGCGGGCTATAATCCCGATTCTACGCAAAAGGAAAAGGAAGTAACCGTTAATCCTAACGAAATTGAAAAGGAAGGCGATAAGTAGGGTTAAGGAATTCAAATAGAAGCCCCAGACGGAAAGCAAACACTAACAAGAAGTCTAACGGCTTATAAGCCTTCCACGGCTAAACAAATGGTAGACGCACATAATAAACGAACTAGAGGGACGGCAAAATAAAGCCGTTCTTCTCTTTTGTCAAAAGGAGGATTAAAAATGCCAAGTAAAGCAT is a genomic window containing:
- a CDS encoding phBC6A51 family helix-turn-helix protein, translating into MAKNYRELSPKDIEELTEIYQRRFQGETIVSICKELGVDRRTYYRKKEHPQWKKIEKELTDKLIDNAYDEIMQTVVQKAIGGSHNFAKLYMDVTGKIKLTREVREDYENRRNAGSTSPMDLEQLRALVEQDKIRRIK